The segment CCGCCCGATGTCGGAACACAAGGCTGGCGCAGCCTGCCCTGGATGCGGCGGCACCGCCGGGCGCCTGCTGTCCGCGCCCCGCCTCAGCATGATGGATCCGGGTGTGCGCAAGGCTCACCAGATAAACGAGCGCAGTGCTCACGAACCACGGGTCTCGCGACGCCACCAGTGCGGTCCCGGATGCAGCCACAACGCTGCCACCAGTACCGGTACGGCCCTGAAGGCCCAAAGCGGGGTCAAGCGGCCCTGGATGCTCGGCCATTGAAAACTATCCCAACTCCTGTCTGACGGCGCGGGCAATGCGCCGTGGAATTCAATCGGCGCGCGCCAACTCCGGGTAGCCGGCGAGGTCCGCCCCCCGCCAAACGGCCAGCCACCCGCCGCGATAATGGGCGCG is part of the Gammaproteobacteria bacterium genome and harbors:
- a CDS encoding zinc ribbon domain-containing protein: MPVYEYFCHECNHEFTQLRPMSEHKAGAACPGCGGTAGRLLSAPRLSMMDPGVRKAHQINERSAHEPRVSRRHQCGPGCSHNAATSTGTALKAQSGVKRPWMLGH